The following are encoded together in the Daucus carota subsp. sativus chromosome 5, DH1 v3.0, whole genome shotgun sequence genome:
- the LOC108222886 gene encoding uncharacterized protein LOC108222886, whose product MATSITRLLGNNRPLGLGTSYALSSKNRGTESATFSLVSKMGFQGEKVAVAGGGEKKPIMAVKACVGLVERIATSKTQTSDVVHLSFILANVSALVLHGLKMVTEPRPWRSHIQMLIERVVIDTRFFAMLAVAGSLLGSVLCFLEGSFIIIESYLQYLQALSHGSASEHGHHIMHLLIEAMDMYLVGTAVLIFGTGLHVMFAGTPNLKAKGASVLPRSNFFGLFELQKLPSWAGMNSIGQAKTKIGHALMMILQVGVMEKFESIPLATGLDLACFAGALFISSASIFLLARLTSSAIASAAASNQQVAQESI is encoded by the exons ATGGCTACGAGTATTACTAGATTGTTGGGGAACAATAGACCTCTTGGTCTCGGTACATCTTATGCGTTGAGTTCCAAGAATAGAGGAACAGAATCTGCTACTTTTAGCTTGGTAAGCAAGATGGGGTTTCAAGGGGAGAAGGTTGCGGTGGCTGGAGGTGGAGAAAAGAAGCCGATAATGGCAGTGAAGGCGTGTGTTGGGCTAGTGGAGAGAATTGCCACCTCCAAAACGCAGACGAGTGATGTTGTACATTTATCTTTTATATTGGCCAACGTTAGTGCTTTGGTTTTACATGGTCTGAAGATGGTTACTGAACCAAGGCCTTGGAGATCGCATATTCAGATGTTAATTGAAAGG GTTGTCATCGACACCCGATTCTTTGCAATGTTAGCTGTAGCAGGGAGTTTGCTTGGTTCAGTATTATGTTTTTTGGAG GGTTCATTCATTATCATAGAGTCGTATTTACAGTATCTTCAAGCTCTGTCACACGGGTCAGCATCAGAACATGGTCATCATATAATGCATCTACTAATTGAAGCCATGG ATATGTATCTAGTGGGAACAGCAGTGCTAATATTCGGGACAGGATTGCATGTAATGTTTGCAGGAACACCAAATTTAAAAGCAAAAGGAGCCTCTGTTCTTCCAAGATCAAACTTCTTTGGCCTTTTCGAACTCCAG AAACTACCTTCGTGGGCTGGCATGAACTCGATAGGGCAAGCGAAGACAAAAATAGGACATGCACTGATGATGATACTACAAGTCGGAGTGATGGAGAAGTTCGAGAGCATACCTCTGGCAACTGGACTGGATCTAGCCTGTTTCGCAGGAGCTCTTTTCATTTCCTCTgcttccatctttcttcttgCAAGACTGACTTCTTCGGCTATTGCTTCTGCTGCTGCATCAAATCAACAAGTAGCCCAGGAATCTATTTAA
- the LOC108220652 gene encoding octanoyltransferase LIP2p, chloroplastic has product MITVTIPNFGLTPFQLTSVSLKRSSPCNQVSIFRCPLALLMTDDQKRRCDVFDMHNELVPYADAWSWQKSIVEERKKLIDSDEDLCDSLVILQHPPVYTLGAGSSEDHLKGIKNYYRTERGGEVTYHGPGQLVMYPILNLRYHTMDLHWYLRALEEVVMRVLSSTFCIKASRHKGLTGVWVGDQKVAAIGVRASKWITFHGIAVNVTADLTPFKQIVPCGIQGGQVGSIKELLRESLSSEECGEIHYTDYELVNTTYESLIKEFSKVFQVELCIKPISLANFLEKKTSPVTV; this is encoded by the exons ATGATCACTGTAACAATCCCCAATTTTGGGCTAACCCCATTTCAATTAACTTCAGTTTCTTTAAAAAGATCAAGCCCATGTAATCAAGTTTCAATTTTTAGGTGCCCACTAGCACTCTTGATGACAGATGATCAAAAAAGAAG GTGTGATGTATTTGATATGCACAATGAGCTAGTTCCGTATGCTGACGCATGGTCTTGGCAGAAATCAATTGTGGAAGAAAGAAAGAAGTTGATtgatagtgatgaagatttATGTGATAGTCTTGTTATTTTGCAACATCCTCCTGTTTATACATTGGGCGCCGGTAGTTCTGAGGATCACTTGAAAGGGATCAAGAATTATTATCGAACCGAACGCGGTGGGGAAGTTACTTATCATGGTCCTGGACAG CTAGTTATGTACCCGATTCTAAATCTCCGGTATCACACCATGGATCTGCATTGGTACCTCAGAGCTCTAGAAGAGGTGGTTATGCGAGTACTGTCCTCAACCTTTTGCATCAAGGCTTCTAGGCACAAGGGTTTGACTGGTGTTTGGGTTG GAGATCAGAAAGTTGCAGCCATTGGCGTCCGTGCATCAAAATGGATAACTTTTCATGGAATAGCTGTAAATGTCACAGCTGATCTTACACCCTTTAAACAAATCGTGCCATGTGGGATACAAGGTGGTCAAGTTGGTAGCATAAAGGAGTTGCTACGTGAATCTCTGTCATCTGAAGAATGTGGAGAAATACATTACACTGATTATGAACTAGTTAATACCACTTACGAATCACTGATCAAGGAGTTTTCTAAAGTCTTCCAGGTTGAACTCTGCATTAAACCTATTTCCTTGGCAAATTTTCTAGAGAAGAAAACATCACCAGTGACTGTGTAG
- the LOC108222884 gene encoding exocyst complex component SEC3A: MAKSSADDGELRRACEAAIEGTKQKIVMSIRVSKSQGVWGKSAAKLGRGGAMAKPRVLAISTKSKGQRVQAFLRVLKYSTGGVLEPAKIYKLKHLTKVEVVGNDPSGCTFTLGFDNLRSQSVAPPHWTMRNIDDRNRLVMCIFNICKDVLGRLPKVVGIDVVEMALWAKDNTPSVSNQQNAQNGSQVEKVVGVEESDMKVTVERELVSQAEEDDMEALLGTYVMGIGEAEAFSERLKRELQALEAANVHALLESEPLIGEVLQGLEAASNCVEDMDEWLGIFNVKLRHMREDIESIETRNNKLEMQSVNNKSLIDELDKLLERLRIPPEYAACLTGGSFDEARMLQNIEACEWLTSAIRGLEAPNLDPCYQNTLAVKEKRAELEKLKSTFVRRASEFLRNYFASLVDFMISDKSYFSQRGQLKRPDHADLRYKCRTYARLLQHLKSLDKNCLGPLRKAYCSSLNLLLRREAREFANELRASTKASRNPTVWLEGSTGSGQSVNNADTSNVSEAYAKMLTIFIPLLVDESSFFAHFMCFEVPALAPPGGPNLKNGSNDDDANDDDLGILDIDDNDSKNGKRTSELAALNESLRDLLDGIQEDFHAVVDWAYKIDPLRCISMHGITERYISGQKADAAGFVRLLLDALEDRISTQFARFVDEACHQIERNERNVRQLGVLSYIPRFATLATRMEQYIQGQSRDLVDQAYTKFVSIMFATLDKIAQADPKYADILLLENYAAFQNSLYDLANVVPTLAKFYHQASESYEQACTRHISVIIYYNFERLFQFARKIEDLMYTITPEEIPFQLGLSKMDLRKVVKSSLTGVDKSIMAMYKKLQKNLTSEELLPSLWDKCKKEFLDKYDSFAQLVAKIYPSENIPSVSEMRDLLASM; the protein is encoded by the exons ATGGCGAAATCAAGCGCCGATGACGGAGAGCTCCGGCGAGCCTGCGAGGCTGCAATTGAAGGCACTAAACAGAAGATCGTTATGTCGATCCGTGTCTCTAAGAGCCAAGGCGTTTGGGGCAAATCTGCTGCCAAGTTAGGTCGCGGTGGCGCTATGGCCAAACCTAGAGTTCTCGCTATCTCCA CAAAGTCAAAAGGGCAGCGAGTTCAAGCTTTTCTTCGAGTCCTTAAGTATTCTACCGGTGGAGTTCTTGAG CCTGCAAAAATATACAAGTTGAAACATCTCACAAAGGTGGAGGTTGTGGGTAATGACCCAAGTGGATGTACATTTACGCTG GGATTTGATAACCTTAGAAGCCAAAGTGTTGCTCCGCCTCATTGGACCATGCGTAATATCGATGACAG AAACCGTCTTGTAATGTGCATCTTTAACATCTGCAAAGATGTATTAGGTCGTCTCCCTAAAGTTGTTGGCATAGACGTTGTGGAGATGGCTCTTTGGGCGAAG GATAATACACCTTCCGTTTCCAATCAGCAGAATGCTCAAAATGGATCCCAGGTAGAGAAAGTTGTGGGGGTGGAAGAAAGCGACATGAAAGTGACTGTTGAAAGAGAGCTCGTGTCTCAAGCAGAGGAAGATGACATGGAGGCTCTTTTAGGCAc CTATGTCATGGGTATCGGTGAAGCCGAGGCTTTCTCAGAGCGTTTAAAGCGAGAGCTTCAAGCTTTAGAAGCTGCAAATGTGCATGCCCTTTTGGAGAGTGAACCTTTGATAGGCGAG GTACTACAGGGTCTCGAGGCTGCGTCAAACTGTGTGGAGGATATGGATGAATGGCTAGGTATATTCAATGTAAAACTTAGACACATGAGAGAAGACATTGAGTCG ATAGAAACCCGCAATAACAAGTTGGAAATGCAGTCTGTAAATAACAAATCTTTGATTGATGAACTTGACAAGCTTCTTGAGAGATTACGCATTCCTCCCGAG TATGCAGCCTGTCTTACAGGAGGTTCATTTGACGAGGCACGGATGCTCCAAAATATTGAGGCATGTGAGTGGTTAACTAGTGCCATACGTGGTCTTGAAGCACCTAACTTGGATCCCTGCTACCAAAATACTCTAGCT GTAAAAGAGAAGCGCGCAGAACTCGAAAAATTGAAAAGTACTTTTGTTCGGAGAGCATCTGAATTTTTGAGAAACTACTTTGCTAGCTTGGTTGATTTCATGATAAGTGACAAAAGTTATTTCTCTCAG CGGGGACAACTAAAGAGACCGGATCATGCTGATCTAAGATATAAATGCAGAACCTATGCTCGCCTTCTGCAGCACCTAAAG AGCCTTGATAAGAACTGCCTGGGCCCTTTAAGAAAGGCTTACTGTAGCTCCCTTAATTTGCTTCTACGTCGCGAG GCCCGTGAATTTGCGAATGAACTTCGTGCTAGTACTAAAGCATCAAGAAATCCAACTGTCTGGCTTGAAGGTTCCACTGGTTCCGGTCAAAGTGTGAATAATGCCGATACTTCTAATGTTTCAGAAGCTTATGCTAAAATGCTCACGATATTTATCCCGCTCTTGGTGGATGAG AGTTCTTTTTTTGCACACTTTATGTGTTTTGAAGTTCCTGCACTTGCACCACCAGGGGGTCCTAATCTCAAAAATGGATCTAATGACGATGATGCGAATGATGATGATTTAGGAATATTGGACATTGATGACAATGACAGCAAAAATG GTAAAAGAACTTCGGAGCTGGCAGCACTTAATGAGTCACTTCGTGATTTGCTTGACGGAATACAA GAAGACTTCCATGCTGTGGTAGATTGGGCATATAAGATTGATCCTCTGCGCTGCATATCTATGCATGGAATTACAGAACGGTATATATCTGGTCAGAAAGCCGATGCTGCAGGATTTGTGCGACTCTTGCTTGATGCCCTTGAAGATAGAATTTCTACACAGTTTGCTCGT TTTGTAGATGAAGCTTGTCACCAGATAgaaagaaatgagagaaatgtCCGCCAGCTGGGTGTCTTGTCATACATACCAAG GTTTGCAACTCTTGCAACCCGGATGGAGCAGTACATCCAGGGACAATCCAGGGATCTGGTTGATCAGGCTTATACTAAATTT GTTAGCATAATGTTTGCGACTTTGGACAAAATTGCTCAGGCAGATCCCAAGTATGCTGATATATTGCTTCTAGAAAATTATGCTGCATTTCAGAATAG TTTGTATGACCTGGCTAATGTTGTACCGACTTTAGCCAAATTCTATCACCAAGCAAGTGAATCTTATGAACAAGCTTGCACTCGTCATATAAGTGTGATCATATATTAT AATTTTGAACGCCTGTTCCAATTTGCCCGGAAGATTGAGGATTTAATGTACACGATAACACCAGAAGAG ATTCCATTCCAACTTGGATTGTCTAAAATGGATCTGCGGAAAGTTGTGAAGTCCAGTTTAACTGGG GTTGATAAGTCCATCATGGCAATGTATAAAAAGTTACAGAAGAACTTGACCTCGGAGGAACTGCTTCCTTCTTTATGGGACAAGTGCAAG AAGGAATTTCTGGACAAGTATGATAGCTTTGCTCAGCTTGTTGCCAAGATTTACCCCAGCGAGAACATACCATCTGTATCAGAAATGAGAGACCTCTTGGCATCCATGTAG